The Candidatus Nealsonbacteria bacterium DNA segment GGGTCAGATGGATAGGCCTGATGTTGATAGTATAGAAGGGTTATCCCCTGCCATTGCAATTAATCAAAAGGCTCTTTCTCATAATCCTCGATCAATAGTTGCAACTTTGACTGAGATATATGACTACATGAGAGTTCTTTGGGCCCGAATTGGTCAAGCATATTGTCCACTTTGTTCTAGGGAAATAAAAAAACTTACAATAGATGAAATATTCTCAATTATTATTGATAAGGCCAATGAGTTAAAAGTTGATCATATTACCATTCTTTCGCCTGTTGTAAGAGGAAGAAAGGGAGAATATTATCAATTGCTTTATGATTTTCTTCATAAGGGTTTTTCAAAAGCTCGAATCGATGGTGAAATGAAGTCTCTTCATGAAAGAGTGGTTTTATCGAGATATAAAACTCATGACATCGAAATAGTAATTGATCAGCTTTTATCTGATGAAAAAACCAGATTATTTGAAGCCTTAGAACAAGCATTAAATTATAGTGATGGATTAGTTAATATAATTTTTGGAGAAACAGAAAATGAACTATTACTTTCTTCTCGTTGGGCTTGTGCTCATGATGGGTTTTCTTTCGGTGAGATAGAGCCTCGTCTTTTTTCATTTAATAGTCCTTATGGTGCATGTGGAACTTGTCATGGAATTGGAAAAGAGAGTTTCTTCGCCGAAGAACCTTGTCCTTCATGTAATGGAAAAAGATTAAAAGATGAAGCTCTTTCTATCAAAATTAGAGGTCATAACATTTGGGATGTTGCGTCCTTAAGTATCGAGAAAGCAAGCGAATTGTTTTTATCCTTAGAACCTCTCTTAAATGAAAAAGAGAAAAAAGTTTCTGCAGGATTGGTAGTGGAAATATCATCGCGCTTAGAATTCTTACTTGAAGTGGGTCTTGATTATATATGCCTTAACCAGGAAGCGTCTACTCTTTCAAGGGGTGAAGCACAAAGAATTAGGCTTGCTAGTCAGATCGGATCAAAACTTTCCGGAACTTTGTATGTATTAGATGAGCCGACCATTGGTCTTCATGAAAGAGATAATGAGAAATTGATACAAACTCTAAAGAATTTAAGAAATCTTGGTAATACTGTAATAGTCGTTGAACACGACGAGCAAGTCATTAGAGCATCCGATTATTTAATTGACTTAGGTCCTGGAGCCGGTATCCAGGGAGGAAAAGTAATAGTCGCTGGGGATACTAATAAATTAATAAAAGATAAAACTAACAAATCTTTAACTTTAGATTATCTTAGGGGAGAAAAAGATATTGGAACACCTGGAAAGAGAACTAAAAGAACAGAGAGTCTTAAGATTATAGGTGCGCGATTGAATAATTTGAAAAATGTTGATGTAGAGATACCATTAAGAAAGCTGGTTGCAATCAGTGGAGTTTCGGGTGGAGGAAAATCTAGTCTTTTAGAGGTTATATATAAAAATACAAATAATATGCTCCATGGGTTTAAAGATTCACTTGAAGATGTCTCAAGGGTTTTAGGGACCGAATATATTAATCGGGTGGTTGAGGTTGATCAAAGCCCAATTGGGCGAACTCCTCGATCTAATCCAGCAACTTACACAGGTCTTTTTACGCCAATTAGAGAGCTTTTTTCTAACCTTGAGGACTCAAGGAGGCGAGGGTACAACAAGAGTCATTTTTCTTTCAATGTAAAAGGTGGAAGGTGTGAAGCTTGTACTGGAGCTGGTTTTAATTTAATAGAAATGCATTTCTTGCCTCCAATTCTTGTTAGGTGTGAAGTTTGTAAGGGGAAGAGGTTTAATAGGGAAGTTTTAGAAGTAAAATATAATGATAAGAATATTTCTGATATTCTTAATATGAGTGTTGATGAAGCCTTAGATTTCTTCAAAGACATTTATTCAGTGGTTGAAAAGCTTAAGGTCTTAGAAGATATTGGATTAGGATACATTAAATTGGGTCAAAATGCTCCCACTCTTTCAGGAGGAGAGGCTCAGCGAGTAAAGCTTGCAAAGGAACTTTCAAATGCTTCAATAAAAACAGTTTATCTTTTAGATGAACCAA contains these protein-coding regions:
- the uvrA gene encoding excinuclease ABC subunit UvrA, producing MKEIKIKGARTHNLKNISINIPKDKLVVFTGVSGSGKSSLAFDTIFAEGQRRYVDSLSPYARQFMGQMDRPDVDSIEGLSPAIAINQKALSHNPRSIVATLTEIYDYMRVLWARIGQAYCPLCSREIKKLTIDEIFSIIIDKANELKVDHITILSPVVRGRKGEYYQLLYDFLHKGFSKARIDGEMKSLHERVVLSRYKTHDIEIVIDQLLSDEKTRLFEALEQALNYSDGLVNIIFGETENELLLSSRWACAHDGFSFGEIEPRLFSFNSPYGACGTCHGIGKESFFAEEPCPSCNGKRLKDEALSIKIRGHNIWDVASLSIEKASELFLSLEPLLNEKEKKVSAGLVVEISSRLEFLLEVGLDYICLNQEASTLSRGEAQRIRLASQIGSKLSGTLYVLDEPTIGLHERDNEKLIQTLKNLRNLGNTVIVVEHDEQVIRASDYLIDLGPGAGIQGGKVIVAGDTNKLIKDKTNKSLTLDYLRGEKDIGTPGKRTKRTESLKIIGARLNNLKNVDVEIPLRKLVAISGVSGGGKSSLLEVIYKNTNNMLHGFKDSLEDVSRVLGTEYINRVVEVDQSPIGRTPRSNPATYTGLFTPIRELFSNLEDSRRRGYNKSHFSFNVKGGRCEACTGAGFNLIEMHFLPPILVRCEVCKGKRFNREVLEVKYNDKNISDILNMSVDEALDFFKDIYSVVEKLKVLEDIGLGYIKLGQNAPTLSGGEAQRVKLAKELSNASIKTVYLLDEPTTGLHYHDINLLLKIIQRLIDRGNTVVVIEHNLHLIRSCDWVIDLGPGGGENGGKIVATGTPKEISNNKNSFTGKFLKKVM